AAGTTGGTAGCAGCGCCAAAACTGCCTGTCCCTGTCCCTAATAGGACGCTGACGTTGTTGGAGTTAAAGTTCGCCGCCGCGATGTCGGTTTTCCCATCGCCGTTGAAGTCTCCCACGGTGACGGAAAGGGGACTATTCCCCACAGCAAAGTTGGTAGCAGCGCCAAAACTGCCTGTCCCTGTCCCTAATAGGACGCTGACGTTGTTGGAGGTACGGTTCGCCGCCGCGATGTCGGTTTTGCCATCACCGTTGAAGTCTCCCACGGTGACGGAATAGGGATTAGTCCCCACAGCAAAGTTGGTAGCAGCAGCGAAGGTAGTGGTGGCGGTGGCGGTGTCGAGGGTGTAGCCAGTACCCGACAGCAGGTTGACTTTTACTGTTTCCCCACCCGCTTCAATTACCGCATCATCTACTGGTTTGGCGACTAAGGTAGCACTGGTGACTCCCGCCGCAATGGTAAAACTGGAAGCAGTAATCGCAGTAATCCCCGTGCTAGTTGCGAGGTCAAAACTGTAGTCAGTAGCAGAAGTGGCGGTACTACCTGTGGTGTCAAAGCTGACGGTAATCGGTGTAGGTGAAGCGGCGTTGAGGCTGATGTTGAAGATGCCGTTGGTGGGGCCAGATTCGCTGGGGGCGGTGCCAGCGGTCATACTGATTACTGGGTCATTGTCAATAATTGTCAGGCTGGCGTTATTTGCTGCACCGACGGTGTAACCTGTACCGCTGTTGAGGGTGAGTTGAACGGTTTCGCTGGGGTCAATAACTGTATCGTCAACGGGAGTAACGTTTAAGACGGCGCTGGTTTGTCCGGCGGCGATAGTGAAGCTGGTGGCGGTGACGGCGCTAATGTTGCTTCCGGCGGCGATGCTGTAGTCGGTGGTGGTGGTAGCGGTTCCGGCGAGGGCGAAGTTGATGGTTATCCCACCTGCTGGGGCTGGGCTATTTAAGGTAATGACAAATGTGCCGTTGGTGGGGCCACTTTCGGTGGGTGTAGCACCAGCGGCGATGGTGGCGGTGAGGTTATCGTTATCGACAATAGTTAGAGTTGAATTTGTCTG
This Argonema galeatum A003/A1 DNA region includes the following protein-coding sequences:
- a CDS encoding FG-GAP-like repeat-containing protein; its protein translation is SNNVSVLLGTGTGSFGAATNFAVGTTPASVTVGDFNGDGKSDIAAANRDSNNVSVLLNNNQPTATRTIIDNDPVSVEFSAATYQVNENGTVVGVAVTINRTGDALSPGSVDVQFTDGTATGGTDFTNTTQTINFLSNETTKTVVVPITDDNLVEGNENLTLTLINPSANFVLGTQTNSTLTIVDNDNLTATIAAGATPTESGPTNGTFVITLNSPAPAGGITINFALAGTATTTTDYSIAAGSNISAVTATSFTIAAGQTSAVLNVTPVDDTVIDPSETVQLTLNSGTGYTVGAANNASLTIIDNDPVISMTAGTAPSESGPTNGIFNISLNAASPTPITVSFDTTGSTATSATDYSFDLATSTGITAITASSFTIAAGVTSATLVAKPVDDAVIEAGGETVKVNLLSGTGYTLDTATATTTFAAATNFAVGTNPYSVTVGDFNGDGKTDIAAANRTSNNVSVLLGTGTGSFGAATNFAVGNSPLSVTVGDFNGDGKTDIAAANFNSNNVSVLLGTGTGSFGAATN